One Desulfobulbus propionicus DSM 2032 DNA segment encodes these proteins:
- a CDS encoding exodeoxyribonuclease III: MIFPIDTVIPILEREVSSYDVPVVDLIATQTNDPFKVLVATILSARTKDEVTAAAARRLFARASTAAELATLTVADVEQLIYPVGFFRTKAKHLGELPGALQRFGGVVPDDIDSLVQLPGVGRKTANLVVAVAFHKPAICVDTHVHRIMNIWGYVQTTTPLQTEMVLRQKLPRQYWIRINGLLVAFGQGTCKPQRPHCDRCVIAAYCPRLGVTPRKKQQGGTVRQGRDERKLISWNVNGLRAVAKNGFLDVLHELDADILALQEIKAHPDQLDDQLRNVSGYQSFWHSAKKKGYAGTAVFSKIPPLRVLYGMEQPQFDDEGRVLTLEYPDFYLINTYSPNAQPELKRLAFKQEFNRTLLAYMDRLRSEKTVVLCGDLNVAHKEIDLANPKANVKNPGFSEQERAWMDELIAAGYVDTFRQFNQEAGQYTWWSYRFNARAKNIGWRIDYFIVDGSSRDRVLEAAIHGEITGSDHCPVSLLFR, from the coding sequence ATGATTTTCCCCATCGACACGGTTATTCCCATTCTTGAGCGCGAGGTCAGCAGCTACGATGTTCCGGTCGTTGACTTGATTGCCACCCAGACAAACGATCCGTTCAAAGTGCTGGTGGCCACCATCCTGTCGGCCCGAACCAAGGACGAGGTGACAGCGGCGGCTGCCCGTCGACTGTTCGCCCGGGCGAGCACCGCCGCTGAGCTGGCGACGTTGACGGTTGCGGATGTGGAACAGCTCATCTATCCCGTTGGGTTTTTTCGAACCAAGGCAAAACATCTCGGCGAATTGCCAGGCGCGCTGCAACGGTTCGGCGGGGTTGTTCCCGATGACATAGATTCGCTTGTCCAGTTACCGGGAGTGGGGCGAAAGACCGCCAATCTGGTGGTTGCCGTCGCCTTTCACAAACCGGCGATCTGCGTCGATACCCACGTCCATCGGATTATGAATATCTGGGGCTACGTGCAGACGACGACGCCGTTGCAAACTGAGATGGTCCTGCGGCAAAAGCTGCCCCGGCAGTATTGGATCCGAATCAACGGCCTGTTGGTCGCCTTTGGTCAAGGAACGTGCAAGCCGCAACGCCCTCATTGTGACCGTTGCGTTATTGCCGCCTATTGTCCCCGCCTAGGGGTAACGCCTCGAAAAAAACAGCAGGGAGGAACTGTGCGACAGGGACGGGACGAAAGAAAGTTGATTTCCTGGAATGTCAATGGTCTTCGAGCGGTGGCCAAAAACGGCTTTCTCGATGTCCTGCATGAGCTCGACGCCGATATCCTTGCCCTGCAGGAGATCAAAGCACATCCGGATCAATTGGACGATCAGTTGCGCAACGTTTCAGGATATCAGAGTTTTTGGCATTCGGCCAAAAAGAAAGGGTATGCCGGCACAGCGGTTTTCAGTAAAATACCGCCCTTGCGGGTGCTCTATGGAATGGAGCAGCCGCAATTTGACGACGAAGGGCGAGTGCTGACCCTTGAATACCCGGATTTTTATTTGATCAATACCTATTCGCCCAATGCCCAGCCTGAGCTGAAACGGTTAGCCTTCAAGCAGGAATTCAATCGCACCCTCTTGGCCTATATGGATCGCCTCCGCTCGGAGAAGACCGTTGTGCTCTGCGGCGACTTGAATGTCGCCCACAAGGAGATTGACCTTGCCAACCCCAAGGCAAACGTGAAAAATCCAGGTTTTTCCGAGCAAGAGCGCGCCTGGATGGATGAACTCATCGCCGCTGGCTATGTTGATACGTTTCGCCAATTCAATCAGGAAGCGGGGCAGTATACGTGGTGGAGTTATCGTTTTAACGCACGGGCAAAAAATATTGGGTGGAGAATCGACTACTTCATTGTTGATGGATCAAGCAGGGATCGCGTGCTCGAAGCCGCCATCCACGGTGAAATAACCGGTTCCGATCACTGCCCCGTCAGCCTCCTGTTCCGGTAA
- a CDS encoding carbonic anhydrase, translating into MQSARRQLTGKEALQRLLDGNKRFLSGKLEHPNHCEESRKGLVSGQEPIAVVLTCADSRVPPVDVFDQGLGDIFVVRVAGNIINDHILGSIEYAVSHLHTPLVMVMGHSSCGAVTAVAQGVKLSGHIASLTPSIDAALKKTKGLEGHWTNNAAKELAVTTARKIEESEPIVADLVKEGRVLVVATYYDLESGEVSMLSQGIF; encoded by the coding sequence ATGCAGTCAGCAAGAAGACAGCTCACAGGAAAAGAAGCGCTCCAGCGATTACTTGATGGAAATAAACGATTTCTTTCCGGCAAACTCGAACACCCCAACCATTGTGAAGAGTCGAGAAAAGGTTTGGTCTCTGGACAAGAACCGATTGCCGTGGTGCTCACCTGTGCCGATTCGCGCGTACCGCCTGTCGATGTTTTCGACCAAGGCTTGGGTGATATTTTTGTCGTCCGAGTAGCCGGTAACATCATCAACGATCATATCCTTGGCAGCATTGAATACGCGGTCTCCCATCTGCATACCCCTCTGGTCATGGTCATGGGGCATTCCTCGTGTGGAGCGGTGACCGCCGTCGCGCAGGGGGTCAAGCTGAGCGGCCACATTGCCAGCCTCACGCCCTCCATTGATGCGGCCTTGAAAAAAACCAAAGGATTGGAAGGACACTGGACAAACAACGCGGCCAAGGAACTTGCCGTGACCACTGCAAGGAAAATCGAAGAATCCGAACCGATTGTAGCGGATCTTGTAAAAGAGGGGCGCGTTTTGGTCGTGGCCACCTATTACGATCTGGAAAGCGGTGAAGTCTCCATGCTCAGCCAAGGAATTTTTTAA
- a CDS encoding CpsD/CapB family tyrosine-protein kinase, with product MKRVDASEDTVPSAAEQVALESQNFPEVDSRETGHTHEDEAADRQSPRQGRWDDRLSLATVTTGPVAESIRALRTRILYPNSGPIPRSILVTSASPGEGKSFICANLGISLAQGVDNYCLLVDCDLRRPAQHTLFGLSNRSGLADYLQHKKKLSELLVSSGVEKLSILQAGPRSINPAELLGSASMISLVDELAKRYDDRIVLLDSPPLHAASETAVLAQHVDGVILVVRYGASRREYVKALADAIGRDKILGVVFNAYKATMLDYKVFGYYEYQQDYYYSEQ from the coding sequence TTGAAACGGGTCGACGCATCGGAAGACACTGTACCGAGTGCTGCGGAGCAGGTTGCGCTTGAAAGCCAAAATTTTCCTGAAGTCGATTCCAGGGAAACTGGCCACACGCATGAAGACGAGGCCGCTGACCGGCAATCTCCCCGACAGGGGCGGTGGGATGATCGTCTTTCCCTGGCCACCGTTACAACCGGACCAGTGGCGGAGAGTATCCGAGCGCTGCGGACGCGTATTCTCTACCCCAATTCGGGACCGATCCCTCGCAGTATCCTGGTGACCAGCGCTTCTCCAGGAGAAGGAAAAAGTTTTATTTGCGCCAATTTGGGGATCTCTCTGGCGCAGGGGGTGGATAATTATTGCCTGCTGGTGGATTGTGATCTGCGCCGGCCAGCGCAGCATACGCTTTTCGGGTTGAGCAACCGTTCCGGGCTTGCCGATTATCTGCAACACAAGAAAAAACTCTCCGAGCTCCTCGTCTCGTCGGGGGTGGAGAAGCTTTCCATCTTGCAAGCCGGCCCCCGATCCATCAATCCCGCCGAACTCCTCGGGTCGGCGTCCATGATCAGTTTGGTTGATGAGTTGGCCAAGCGTTATGATGACCGTATTGTGCTTTTGGACAGCCCGCCACTCCATGCTGCCAGTGAAACCGCTGTGCTTGCCCAGCATGTGGACGGGGTCATCCTGGTCGTGCGCTATGGCGCTTCCCGTCGAGAATACGTCAAAGCCTTGGCCGACGCCATCGGTAGGGACAAGATTCTCGGCGTGGTTTTCAATGCCTATAAAGCAACGATGCTCGATTACAAGGTGTTTGGTTACTACGAGTACCAACAGGATTATTATTACAGTGAGCAGTGA
- a CDS encoding ExeA family protein produces MSETHQEGLAILKYGVLSKKCFLVLTADVGSGKTTLLQSLIHSLEQDVHLCLLNNPILYRDEFFSYIAKKLGLKWDGNKAMFLIEFGNLLKECYKKDERVLLIFDEAHVLPVDLLEEIRLLSNLEEKGQDVLSIFLVGQPELNERMSDDRLLPLRQRIGIRFHLSRFTLDETRQYILFRLRHAGARHFNIFSEDAIAMIHKVSQGTPRLINIICDHALLTGFAENKPVIGAELIEESVADLHFPGEANPLPIANPNKSNTFKVTAILGGATLFCLLLAIFLWRYYR; encoded by the coding sequence ATGAGTGAAACTCATCAGGAAGGGTTGGCGATTCTTAAATACGGAGTTCTCAGCAAAAAGTGTTTTCTTGTGCTGACCGCCGATGTCGGTTCGGGGAAAACAACCCTGCTGCAGTCGCTGATTCATTCGCTTGAACAGGATGTGCATCTCTGTTTGCTCAATAATCCGATCCTGTATCGCGACGAATTCTTTTCTTACATTGCCAAGAAGCTCGGCCTTAAGTGGGATGGCAACAAGGCGATGTTTCTGATCGAATTCGGCAATTTGTTGAAGGAATGTTACAAGAAGGACGAGCGGGTCTTGCTGATTTTTGACGAGGCCCATGTTCTTCCCGTTGATCTGTTGGAGGAGATTCGCCTGCTTTCCAATCTTGAAGAGAAAGGTCAGGATGTCCTCTCCATCTTTCTGGTGGGACAGCCGGAACTCAATGAACGGATGAGCGACGACCGGTTGTTGCCCCTGCGGCAGCGAATCGGCATTCGATTTCATCTCAGCCGTTTTACCTTGGATGAAACCAGGCAGTATATCCTTTTTCGGCTCCGCCATGCCGGTGCCCGCCATTTCAACATCTTTTCCGAGGATGCCATCGCCATGATTCACAAGGTGAGCCAGGGCACTCCGAGATTGATTAACATCATCTGTGATCACGCCCTGCTTACAGGGTTTGCCGAAAACAAACCGGTCATTGGCGCCGAGCTGATCGAAGAGAGCGTGGCCGATCTGCATTTTCCGGGCGAGGCGAACCCTCTCCCCATCGCCAATCCAAACAAATCCAATACATTCAAGGTGACGGCAATCCTTGGCGGAGCCACGCTTTTCTGTCTTCTCTTGGCGATTTTTTTGTGGCGATACTATCGGTGA
- a CDS encoding Wzz/FepE/Etk N-terminal domain-containing protein: protein MIKKYVDLVIHRWRLISISLLVGLTIGLGYYFSLPKTYQSTALLSYEQQQINPAKMDPEQGRSRLQESLATLKELVTSRNSLEKVIVQFSLYEEARKKLPIEDVIETMRKDISITPSNKGDIFSVSYQGLDPQKVMKVTNALASLFIEENLKYREERATETSRYTESELAMAKKVLDEKEQQMRDYKLKYFNEMPDQRQSNLAQLQALIQQNQGIQNSIQELERTKVMAQEQASMQQRLAAMRMSSEPIANQAARLPETDAERLQRMRLYLENLQGKYTDKHPEVRRTKQLIEQLEQKVGKGPTSVQQGPASASSNRAAIAAGLESQRLQVQLKQIDLNISQLREELATIPPQIAKYQRYIEAAPIREAEWNGLTRDYNELRRHYDQLVAQNLQAQSAENLERNQKGSKFKIVDSARLPEKPSKPNFLKIFLVAIAVSLGLSVGSVFVLDFIDTSFKDVGDLEEYIGVPVVCAIPYIEKETEKRKEQLVFRVSVAAVSAYGIFLVGAIAYFWIKGLIII, encoded by the coding sequence TTGATCAAAAAATATGTGGATCTCGTCATTCATCGGTGGCGTCTCATCAGCATCAGTTTGCTTGTCGGCCTGACCATTGGATTGGGATATTATTTCTCTCTGCCGAAAACCTATCAAAGCACCGCCTTGCTCAGCTACGAACAGCAGCAGATTAATCCGGCGAAAATGGATCCTGAGCAGGGAAGGAGTCGCCTGCAGGAATCGTTGGCGACCTTGAAAGAATTAGTAACCAGTCGGAACAGCCTTGAAAAGGTGATCGTTCAGTTTTCTCTGTACGAGGAAGCACGGAAAAAGTTGCCGATTGAAGATGTCATTGAAACGATGCGCAAGGATATCAGCATCACGCCATCAAACAAAGGCGATATTTTCAGCGTTTCCTACCAGGGGCTTGATCCGCAAAAGGTGATGAAAGTCACCAACGCCTTGGCTTCTTTGTTTATCGAAGAAAATCTCAAATATCGGGAAGAGCGAGCCACCGAGACCTCCAGATACACGGAGAGTGAGCTGGCGATGGCCAAGAAGGTTTTGGACGAAAAAGAACAGCAGATGCGAGATTACAAACTCAAATATTTCAATGAGATGCCGGATCAGCGGCAAAGCAACCTCGCTCAATTGCAGGCGCTGATCCAGCAAAATCAGGGAATTCAAAATTCAATTCAAGAACTTGAGCGCACCAAGGTCATGGCCCAGGAGCAAGCGAGCATGCAGCAGCGCCTGGCCGCGATGCGCATGAGCAGCGAGCCCATTGCAAACCAGGCGGCCAGGCTTCCGGAAACCGATGCCGAACGGTTGCAGCGAATGCGGCTGTATCTCGAGAACCTGCAGGGAAAATATACGGACAAGCATCCCGAGGTTCGCCGAACCAAACAGCTGATTGAACAGTTGGAGCAAAAAGTGGGGAAAGGGCCGACATCGGTGCAACAGGGACCAGCCTCGGCTTCTTCGAACCGGGCCGCCATCGCCGCAGGATTGGAAAGCCAACGGCTGCAGGTCCAATTGAAACAAATTGACCTCAATATCAGCCAGTTGAGAGAGGAGCTGGCGACTATCCCCCCCCAGATCGCCAAATACCAACGCTATATTGAAGCCGCTCCCATCCGTGAAGCGGAGTGGAATGGCTTGACCCGGGATTACAACGAGTTGCGCCGTCATTACGACCAGCTTGTCGCGCAAAATCTGCAGGCCCAGTCGGCGGAGAATTTGGAGCGAAATCAGAAGGGCAGCAAGTTCAAGATCGTCGATTCGGCCCGCCTTCCCGAGAAACCATCCAAGCCAAATTTTTTGAAAATTTTTCTTGTCGCGATTGCCGTCAGTTTGGGCCTGAGCGTCGGTTCTGTGTTTGTGCTCGACTTCATCGACACATCGTTCAAGGATGTGGGCGATTTGGAGGAATATATCGGCGTGCCGGTGGTCTGCGCCATTCCCTACATTGAAAAAGAGACCGAGAAACGAAAAGAGCAACTGGTTTTTCGCGTCAGCGTGGCAGCTGTTTCGGCGTATGGGATCTTCTTGGTGGGGGCAATCGCCTATTTTTGGATCAAGGGCCTGATCATTATTTAA
- a CDS encoding metallophosphoesterase family protein yields the protein MINASSTTCVIGDIHGCNAALTVLLQQVQHRADTIVFLGDYVDRGPQSKEVVATILSLQKTHPRVVPLMGNHDFLFLQYLEGRDSSVFLQVGGLQTLASYGLHPAEGAEAIKQRVPLEHIAFFRSLSLFWHDQHGIYVHAGLEPGRHLSQQTSHWCLWAREQFLQSRYNFGKPVVFGHTVFDDPFLTADKIGIDTGAVYNGKLSALLLPMREVVSVPGNPDTR from the coding sequence ATGATCAACGCGAGCTCCACCACCTGTGTCATTGGCGATATCCACGGTTGCAATGCGGCGCTCACCGTTTTATTGCAACAAGTCCAACATCGCGCCGACACCATCGTTTTTCTCGGCGACTATGTCGATCGCGGCCCGCAATCCAAAGAAGTCGTGGCAACCATACTTTCCTTGCAAAAAACACACCCCCGAGTTGTGCCGCTCATGGGCAACCATGATTTTCTCTTCCTTCAGTACCTCGAAGGCCGGGACAGTTCGGTTTTTCTTCAAGTCGGCGGCCTGCAGACTCTGGCCAGTTATGGCCTACATCCTGCAGAGGGGGCTGAGGCCATCAAGCAGCGAGTGCCTCTTGAGCATATTGCGTTTTTTCGCAGCCTTTCCCTCTTTTGGCACGATCAACACGGCATCTATGTCCACGCAGGATTGGAACCCGGTCGTCATCTCAGCCAACAGACATCGCATTGGTGCCTGTGGGCTCGGGAACAATTCCTGCAAAGTCGTTACAATTTCGGCAAGCCCGTTGTCTTTGGCCACACCGTTTTCGACGACCCCTTTCTGACGGCTGACAAAATCGGCATCGACACAGGCGCGGTCTATAACGGCAAGCTCTCTGCCTTATTGTTGCCAATGAGGGAGGTGGTCAGCGTGCCGGGAAATCCCGACACGCGGTGA
- the epmA gene encoding EF-P lysine aminoacylase EpmA: MLGPHGLRQRSFLLQAIRSFFLERAYLEVDTPLRLPVLLPESNIVPFNSEGCFLHTSPELCMKRLLARGCSQIFQICHCFRKEEHGRLHQSEFTMLEWYHTGWDYVDLMQECEELVCFVMNRGFSMFRGVHGSLLCWRDHRVAMTRPWDRLTVADAFDMFAGISVSEAIRTGMFDEILVTAIEPHLGKDRPVFLYDYPISLGSLARRSQRTPDVAERFELYVAGIELANGFSELIDPEEQRSRFAAEIDAIHSQGRTASMPENFLADLSRVPETAGIALGVDRLFMLLTERDILSAAMPFIFEEL, encoded by the coding sequence ATGCTCGGTCCTCACGGCCTGCGGCAGCGATCCTTCCTGCTGCAGGCCATTCGCTCGTTTTTTCTCGAACGCGCCTATCTGGAAGTTGATACGCCCCTGCGACTTCCTGTTCTTCTCCCCGAGTCAAATATCGTCCCCTTCAACAGCGAAGGCTGTTTTCTCCACACATCTCCCGAGCTCTGCATGAAACGGCTTTTGGCAAGGGGCTGTTCGCAAATTTTTCAAATCTGTCATTGTTTCCGCAAGGAGGAGCATGGTCGGTTGCACCAATCGGAATTCACCATGCTGGAGTGGTACCACACGGGCTGGGATTATGTTGATTTGATGCAAGAATGCGAGGAACTTGTTTGTTTCGTGATGAACCGTGGTTTCTCGATGTTCAGGGGCGTCCATGGGAGCTTGCTGTGCTGGCGGGATCACCGTGTCGCTATGACCCGCCCATGGGACCGCTTGACCGTGGCGGATGCCTTTGACATGTTCGCCGGTATCTCGGTCAGCGAGGCCATACGAACGGGGATGTTTGACGAGATCTTGGTCACGGCGATAGAGCCGCATCTGGGCAAGGATCGGCCAGTTTTCCTCTACGATTATCCGATTTCGCTGGGATCGCTTGCCCGTCGCAGCCAGAGAACGCCTGACGTAGCGGAACGGTTTGAATTGTATGTTGCTGGAATCGAACTGGCCAACGGCTTTTCCGAGTTGATCGATCCCGAGGAACAACGGTCACGTTTTGCCGCGGAGATAGACGCTATCCACTCTCAGGGCCGCACTGCATCCATGCCGGAGAACTTTCTGGCGGATTTATCCAGGGTTCCGGAGACCGCCGGTATTGCTCTCGGGGTGGACAGGTTGTTCATGCTCCTGACGGAACGGGACATCTTGTCGGCAGCCATGCCGTTTATTTTCGAGGAATTGTAG
- the efp gene encoding elongation factor P, producing MYTASDLRKGLKIQIDGEPYIVTEFDFSKPGKGQALYRTKMRNMITGVQFTQTYRSNDKFERPNLEERKMQFLYAQDNEYHFMDTSSYEQIFLTKEQLGDNLNFLIDNMEVEVLFFGDRPIDISLPTFVNLEVTVADPWAKGDTSGSDTKPVTVQTGFQLQVPPFVEQGDKIQIDTRTGTYITRVKE from the coding sequence ATGTATACTGCTTCTGATTTGCGCAAAGGCCTGAAAATTCAAATTGATGGCGAGCCCTATATCGTCACCGAGTTCGATTTCTCCAAACCGGGCAAGGGGCAGGCGCTCTACCGGACCAAAATGCGGAACATGATCACCGGGGTTCAGTTCACCCAGACCTATCGCTCCAACGACAAATTCGAACGGCCCAATCTGGAAGAGAGGAAGATGCAGTTTCTCTACGCTCAGGACAACGAGTACCACTTCATGGATACCTCGTCCTACGAGCAGATTTTCTTGACCAAGGAGCAGTTAGGCGACAATCTCAATTTTTTGATCGACAACATGGAGGTGGAAGTGTTGTTTTTTGGCGACCGTCCCATCGACATCAGCCTGCCGACCTTTGTCAACCTGGAGGTGACGGTCGCCGACCCGTGGGCCAAGGGCGATACCTCCGGTTCCGACACCAAACCGGTAACCGTGCAGACCGGCTTTCAGCTGCAGGTTCCGCCCTTTGTCGAGCAGGGTGACAAGATTCAGATCGATACCCGAACCGGCACCTATATCACCCGCGTTAAAGAATAA
- a CDS encoding metallophosphoesterase family protein, producing MVIRAGVLSDTHLIRPDSRFKTQVAACFATCDMIIHAGDLTDLSVLEVFAGRPVYAVHGNMCHASVRDRYPHQLQFSIGSFVIGLTHGAGLGYDIEAALWDLFPEVDCMIYGHTHRPLCRRVGRILLLNPGSFQATGRYGAPGSYAILEAGDTLQARLFDVPQL from the coding sequence ATGGTCATTCGAGCTGGAGTCCTCTCCGATACGCACTTGATCCGGCCGGACAGCCGATTCAAAACACAGGTCGCGGCATGTTTCGCCACCTGCGACATGATCATTCATGCCGGCGACCTCACCGACCTGTCAGTGTTGGAGGTGTTCGCCGGCCGGCCAGTCTACGCGGTGCACGGCAACATGTGCCATGCCTCGGTGCGGGACCGCTACCCACACCAGCTCCAATTCTCCATCGGCTCCTTTGTCATCGGCCTTACCCACGGCGCCGGCCTGGGATACGACATCGAAGCCGCCTTATGGGATCTTTTTCCCGAAGTGGACTGCATGATTTATGGCCACACTCATCGGCCTCTCTGCCGCCGGGTTGGCCGAATTCTTCTCCTGAACCCGGGCAGTTTCCAAGCAACCGGCCGCTACGGGGCCCCGGGCAGCTATGCCATCCTTGAGGCCGGAGATACCCTCCAGGCCCGTCTTTTTGACGTCCCGCAACTATGA
- a CDS encoding HIT family protein — protein sequence MNTLWTPWRMDHVLGTAPKVTGCLFEPPGTEEQNKEHLLLYRDSWTVVLLNRFPYANGHLLLAPRRHLADLAELQPQEKSRLMEMLTACCAILRRHLHPDGINIGLNLGKAAGAGIADHLHFHLVPRWEGDHNFMTVCAEIRTIPQHIERTFDLLLPDFQLLATPAIP from the coding sequence ATGAATACCCTATGGACCCCCTGGCGCATGGACCATGTCCTTGGGACCGCGCCCAAGGTGACCGGTTGTTTGTTCGAACCGCCTGGAACCGAAGAACAGAACAAGGAACACCTGCTGCTCTATCGAGACTCCTGGACCGTGGTGCTGCTCAACCGTTTTCCCTATGCCAACGGCCATCTGCTGCTCGCTCCCCGGCGCCACCTTGCCGACTTGGCCGAATTGCAGCCGCAGGAGAAGAGCCGACTGATGGAGATGCTGACCGCCTGCTGCGCCATCCTGCGGCGTCATCTCCATCCGGACGGGATCAACATCGGCCTCAATCTCGGCAAGGCTGCCGGCGCCGGCATCGCCGACCACCTGCACTTCCATCTTGTTCCCCGATGGGAGGGCGACCATAATTTCATGACCGTGTGCGCGGAGATCAGAACCATCCCCCAGCATATCGAGCGGACCTTTGACTTGCTGCTGCCGGACTTCCAACTGCTGGCCACGCCAGCCATCCCATGA